In Paenibacillus ihbetae, the following are encoded in one genomic region:
- a CDS encoding GntR family transcriptional regulator, with protein MSITRKNGPLYLQIKKIIKDRILHGVYPLGTHIPSEPQLEQEFNVSKMTVRNAIQELHQEGYVEKRSGVGTIVTRNTSFSKLSKGKLFTEILVEEGHQIQKRHLKTEWVFHEPDSEMYEKFGEKCLRIERLYLLDGQPYIHYTHYVSPLVDMGGDFGPGELPSLYDRIEESQITLENFRDRFLAAVADEEMAGLLGVNPGTPLLKRLRSSFDGAGTIIEYSIGYYNTELQHYLISYDA; from the coding sequence ATGTCGATCACGCGTAAGAACGGCCCGCTGTATCTTCAGATCAAGAAGATCATCAAGGACCGGATCCTGCATGGGGTGTACCCTTTGGGTACCCATATTCCTTCCGAGCCGCAGCTGGAGCAGGAATTCAACGTCAGCAAAATGACCGTGCGCAATGCGATTCAGGAGCTTCACCAGGAGGGCTATGTCGAGAAACGCAGCGGGGTAGGGACGATTGTTACCCGCAACACCTCGTTCTCGAAGCTTTCCAAGGGCAAGCTGTTTACCGAGATTCTGGTCGAGGAAGGGCATCAGATTCAGAAGCGCCATCTGAAGACCGAATGGGTGTTTCACGAGCCGGATAGCGAGATGTATGAAAAATTCGGCGAAAAATGCCTTCGCATCGAGCGGTTGTACCTGCTGGACGGGCAGCCCTACATTCACTATACGCATTATGTTTCGCCGCTTGTCGATATGGGCGGGGATTTCGGGCCTGGCGAGCTCCCTTCCCTTTATGACCGGATCGAAGAAAGCCAGATTACACTGGAGAATTTCCGCGACCGTTTTCTGGCGGCCGTAGCGGATGAAGAGATGGCGGGTCTGCTTGGCGTCAACCCGGGTACGCCGCTCCTCAAACGGCTCAGATCCTCTTTCGACGGTGCGGGGACGATTATAGAATACAGCATTGGTTATTACAATACAGAGCTTCAGCATTATTTAATCAGCTACGACGCGTAA
- a CDS encoding sugar kinase, with protein MPKRIAAFGEVMMRLQVPGYASLAQESSLNYSFSGTGVNIASALGRLGHAGYLVSTLPDNPLGDAATAYLRKLGIGTSFISRGGKYVGMYFLENGFGVRPGRVTYTDRLGSSFNTADPAMYDFSAIARSIDVIHFCGITLSMNENVRGQMKALAREVKANGGTVVFDCNYRPSLWGADGYAFAKPHYMEMLSLADIVFMNEKDALYILGMETKREDRAEQLGELIPKVAETYGISALAGTHRHINGDNTHSLKGYLYKDGAFHFSRTLTFSVYDRIGAGDAYASGVIHGLLEGFDPLQTVEFAAAAAMLAHTVPGDTPTAGELDILRAMGDHRSDVER; from the coding sequence ATTCCTTCTCGGGGACCGGCGTTAATATCGCTTCGGCCCTCGGAAGGCTCGGGCATGCGGGTTATCTGGTCAGCACGCTGCCGGATAATCCGCTCGGCGATGCGGCGACGGCATACCTTCGCAAGCTAGGGATCGGCACGTCCTTCATCAGCCGCGGCGGCAAGTACGTCGGCATGTATTTTTTGGAGAATGGCTTTGGCGTTCGGCCGGGACGGGTCACTTATACGGACCGGCTGGGAAGCAGCTTTAATACGGCGGACCCTGCGATGTATGATTTTTCGGCGATTGCCCGGAGCATCGATGTGATCCACTTCTGCGGAATCACGCTATCCATGAACGAGAATGTCCGGGGCCAGATGAAGGCCTTGGCGCGGGAAGTGAAGGCTAACGGCGGCACGGTGGTGTTCGATTGCAACTACCGGCCATCCCTGTGGGGGGCGGACGGCTATGCTTTTGCCAAGCCGCATTATATGGAGATGCTGTCCCTTGCGGATATCGTCTTCATGAATGAGAAGGATGCGCTTTATATTCTCGGGATGGAAACGAAGCGGGAAGACCGGGCGGAGCAGCTCGGGGAGCTGATCCCGAAGGTAGCGGAGACATACGGCATTTCAGCACTTGCCGGCACCCATCGCCATATTAATGGAGACAATACCCATTCCCTGAAAGGGTATTTGTATAAGGACGGAGCGTTTCATTTTTCAAGAACGTTGACCTTCTCCGTCTATGACCGGATCGGAGCGGGGGATGCTTATGCCAGCGGCGTGATCCATGGCCTGCTGGAGGGATTTGATCCACTGCAAACGGTAGAGTTCGCGGCGGCGGCGGCCATGCTGGCCCACACGGTACCTGGAGATACGCCGACAGCAGGAGAGCTTGACATTCTGCGAGCAATGGGTGATCATAGGTCGGATGTGGAAAGGTAA
- a CDS encoding CtsR family transcriptional regulator — protein MRNISDIIEQYLKSILQESPEGTVEIQRNDLAEQFSCVPSQINYVISTRFTLEKGFLVESKRGGGGYIRIQRIELPQHSALHQHLHHTIGSRIDQTVAEGLIYQLEESRFLNKREASLMRAAISRDCLNVKLPYRDELRARIMKAMLIALLGK, from the coding sequence ATGCGTAATATCTCTGATATTATCGAACAATACCTCAAGAGCATTTTGCAGGAAAGCCCGGAGGGAACCGTTGAAATTCAACGGAACGATCTGGCGGAGCAGTTCTCCTGCGTCCCTTCCCAGATCAACTATGTCATCAGCACCAGGTTTACGCTGGAGAAGGGCTTTCTCGTCGAGAGCAAGCGCGGAGGCGGCGGTTATATCCGCATCCAGCGGATCGAGCTTCCCCAGCATTCCGCACTCCATCAGCATCTGCATCATACGATCGGCAGCCGGATTGACCAGACGGTCGCGGAAGGGCTGATCTATCAGCTGGAGGAGTCAAGGTTCTTGAACAAACGAGAGGCCAGCTTGATGCGGGCCGCCATTTCGAGGGATTGCCTCAATGTGAAGCTTCCTTACCGGGATGAGCTCCGTGCGAGAATCATGAAGGCCATGCTTATTGCTTTGTTAGGTAAGTGA